Part of the Sodalinema gerasimenkoae IPPAS B-353 genome is shown below.
TCTTTGGTAATCACCAGGCCCAAGGTGATAATTTTACCCGCATCCCCGGAATAGGGACGAATCATGGGGATACTATTGAGATCTAACTCGTCTCCCTCAATCACCACTTCCTGACAGGGGGGAAAGAAATTACGGCCCGGCTTGGCCTTGACCACATCAAACAGCAATTTGCCAAAATCCACCGCCTGAGAAATCTTCTTCGGGGGTTTCGGCTGTTGCAACATCCCCAATTTCTGCCCCAACTCCTCCAACTCCTGGGGCTTTTCCATATTCATGGCCCAACATACCCGCTGTTCGGTTCCCAACAGGTTGATGGCCACAGGGAATTTCGCCCCTTTGACATTCTCAAACAGCAAGGCGGGGCCACCTGCTTGTAAGAGGCGATTAGAAATCTCGGCAATTTCTAAATCCGAGTCGACGAGGCTGCTGATGCGTCGTAATTGTCCTCGTTGTTCGAGTTGCTGGATGAATCCCCGTAAATCTCGTGCCATGGTCGATGGTTGCTCAGGCTGGTTATTTCCCTCTATTTTAGGGGTCTGGGCAACGCTGTGCTAGCATCTCAGGTTCGACCGGCGTACCAGCCACGGGAGTCAAGCCTCTGCTGAAGCAAGCCTAACGGATATTAAAGGAGTTAAAAAACCGTCGAGCAGCAGGAGAATTAAGGTGTTCTACAGTAGGCCCGCCAACTATGAGTTGATAGAACATTGCGTTATCGGCATCGACAATGAGTACGTACTGAAAGCGCAGTTGATTGGGGGTTGATATGACCAGAGAACGGGCGGGACGTCCTTGGACGGTGATGCGATCTTCTTGGTGGATGGTAGCATTCATCGAGGCCACCATGATATTGCGGCCATGATCCAACCTAAGTTCTGGGTTGACGGTCATTCCAGGGGGACTGGAAAATGGGGTGCTGGCACTCATGAGAACAACATTATTGCCGGGATCCTCATGAATAAGCATGGTCGTAGTCACATCTATGTTTCCCGGGTTTATCGACATCGTCGCACTTTGTCGCCGAGGTTGTTGGGGAAACTGAACCTCATACCGCCCATTCGCCCCCTGGTAGGTTGACCAATTTGCCTGAGCAATCCAGGAGGATAGCCCCGATCGCTCTTGAAAGGGTCTGCCGTTCCCAAGTTGTCCAACTCGGGCTTGGGCGAATGATGATGCTGGACTGGTGAACAAGGCGAGGCTTGTGGTTACCAGCATCCCCATGACCGCAAAACGTTTTTTCATGTTGGCATCCCGTCGGAAACCTCCGTTACAAGCAACGGTGGCACAGACATTCCCTCCTTTGGCTTAGACAGTTGCCTCCACCCTAACAGCCGATCTTTATTCGTCCAAACCTTAAAGAAACCTTAAGAATGGTCATGGGAATGGGAGGAATGATGATCATAAGCCCCCGTTTCTGGCTGAAAGGGGAGGGTTTGTAACCTCACCGTCAGGCCCAGATGCTGCAACAAATCCGCCAAAACCGGATCGGGAGACAACCGCAAATACTCCGCTGTCACCTCTAGGGGAACATGACGATTCCCTAAGTGATAGGCGGCCCGCAACAGATCCAAGGGTTCAGTGGCGGTCACGGTGAGGACGGGTTCAGGTTTGGCGCGAATCTCCACCTGTTGCTGCTGCGTCTCATCGAGGAGGCGATCGCCATCCTGTAGAATTGTGCCCCGAGGTAGCCGCAGAAACACCACTTCCCCGCAATCGGTACTGAAGCGGTGACGGCTGCGCTGCCGATCCTGTGCAGTTAAACTCAGGTAGAGTCGCCCCTCCTCGTCTAGGGAAGCTCTGAGAGGGTCATCGCAGGAGACTCGCTGGGTAAAAACAATGGACATCACTCAGAATCAGAATTAGAGACCAACGGCTCAACGAGAAGCTCGATAATACTGGTTAACAACTCCTCAGGCTCAATGGGATGAGTCAAACAGGTATCAGCCCCCTGCTCCTGACAATAGGCTAACCCTTCGGGGGGGAGTGGATCAGTCATTAACAAAATTTTCAGGGATTGGGTGTTGGGAAGTTGACGGAGTAACTGAGTCAGTTCACAGCCATCCATCCCCGGAAGTTGGCGATCGATAATGGCCGCCACGGGCTTTAACATCTTAATCTGTTCTAGGGCTGTGGAACCATCCAACATCCACACGGTATGATACCCGGCGGCGGTGAGCAAGTCGCAAATCAAAATTGCCTCATCTTCCCGATTCACTACCAGGACGACATGGCCCTTACGAGGGGGTAAGGGAATCCGGGGGGGAGGGGGGGATTTTTGCTCTAAGACTGTGGAACTGTGACAGGGAAGGCGCACGGTAAACTTAGACCCCACTCCCACTTCTGAATCGACTTTAATCAGTCCCCCATGCAGTTCGACCAGTTGTTTGGTCAAGGCTAACCCCAAGCCTGTTCCTCCATATTGACGGGTATAGGTGGACTCGAGTTGTCGAAACATCTGGAATAGGAGCGATCGCTGTTCCTCGGGAATGCCGATGCCCGTATCGGCCACTTCAAAAACCACGGTATCAGCATCTTGCCAGTAAATCCGTAACAGAGCCTGACCCCCGGTGGCGGTGAATTTGATGGCATTGCTGAGTAGGTTAAAGAGAATCTGACGCAGGCGATCGCGATCGGCACAGAGGCGATCCTGACGATCCCGTAACTGAAGATCCAATGCCAGATGCACCCCATTCACCGTGGCCCGATCAACCATCATGCAAAACATTTCTTGGGCCAACTGCGTTAGGGAAAACTCTGAGAAACTCAAGACGGTTTTACCGGATTCATTTTCAGATAAATCCAGTAAGTCGTTGATGAGTTCCATCAAATGTTCACCACTGTTATAAATACTCTGGATATAGTCCCGCTGTTTGGGGGTTAAATTGCCAAAAGACCAACGCAATAGGGTGGAGGACATGCCAATAATGCAGGTTAGGGGGGTTCTCAACTCGTGGCTGACGGTGGCCAAAAAGTCGCTGCGGGTTTGGTTCGCCACCTGGGCCGTCACAAGGGCATCTCGTAAGTCTTGGGTGCGTTGTTCTACGCGCTGTTCTAGGGTTTCCTTTTGCTGTTGGACTTCGGCGTAGAGTTGGGCCTGATAGATGGCAACACTGAGATGATCGGCGATATGTTCGAGAAATTCCTGTTCCCGACGTTCCCAAACCCGAGGGCGATCGCATTGATGGGCCAATAAGACCCCCCATAGTTGGCCCTGAATCCGAATCGGAACGGTCAGATGGGTTTGAATATTGAGTTGCTCAAAGTAGGCTTGGCTAACTGGGGGAATGGCCTCCCCTAGACTGTCCTGACTGAAAATCAGGGTTTCTCCGGCTTGGTAGCGATCGCGAAACTGGCTCAGAAACCGCCAATTCAAACTGTCCTGGCGGGAGAGAAGGGAGGGTCGGCTCTCATGGCCTAGGGCTTCGTAGGTGATACAATCGCGGGATTGAGGGGGCAGCTTGGGGCGATCGCCTTGAGGCGAATCTTGAGTGTAATTGTCGAATTGATAGATACAGAGGCGATCGAGGTCTAAAAATCGACAGACTCGATCGACGGTATTGGAAATTAACACCGCTAGGGCGACACTCTGACAGGTTTGGGTGGTCACCTGGTTCAGGAGTTGTTCTTGCTGGCGATGTTGGTGGAGGGCATCTTCCATCTGACCGGTGGTGGATGCTGTGGCTGGGGAGGAGGTCATAGATGAACCGCGATCGCTGATAAATTGGGCTAAATGTAACGTCAATTGACTGTGCTGGTCTGGCTGGAGTTCATAGGCTTGTAGGTGTTTTAGGGCGCGATCGCGAAGGGGGGTTTTAAGGGGACAATCTTCTAGGAAGCGTTCGAGGTGACCGGGTTCTAAGCTAAATCCCACCGCTAACAGCGTTCCCTCTTCAGGTTTAGGAGGATTCCCCCAAACAACGGCGCAAAACTGGGGTGATACCCCGAGGGTAAACTGACCGACTTGGGAGAGTGACTGAACTCGTACCGCACGTTCCGTTAGGACAATTGCCTCCTGGTCGTACTCACGCGCAGTCTGTTCAATCCAAAGTCGTAATTGTTCAAAGGTGGCGATCGGGAGTCTTTGCTGAGGCAGGTGAGGCTGGAAACTGTCCATAATTTAGGGAAAGAACATCAAGCAGCAGCGTGAGAACTTTAGCAATCGCTCGACTTTTCTGAATCTCTGGGATAACAACAGAGGGAGGTTATCCCTCAGACTTGGTCGGTTTAAACCATGACCCGTCCCGCTCGCTGGGGATTAAGCGGAGTCAGAGTCGGGACGATCTTGAATGACTCTATTGTGATCGTAGTCCGAGTTTTGATGGCTGAGTCAAACGATCGCGGAAACTTTGCAATTGTCCCAATCCAAGTTGCATGGCTTTCTAGTACCAGGGGTCTTATGCCTCGATGGCCCCCATCACCGAGACGCTTATCCTCCCTTGATTAGGGTGTTTTGCTGAGGAAAAAAGTCAGGCAATAGACATATCAAATAATACAAAAAAATCCACATTTGCACCGCAAAAAAGCTTCATAATATCAATCGTTCATTGTCAATGATTCATAATCTCTGTTCCCCGGACTGACAAGTTGTTGCCAGAGGGTCTCAGAAATCGGTCCTGGAATGGAATACAGTTGAGGCTCAAGCTCAAAGGTCTCAGAAAAAGCCTCAATCACCGCTGGGACGACCTGCGAGACGGTTATCTGAGGTAACCAGTGCTGTAAACTTCCCACCGGGCGATCGCCAATTCCACAGGGGACAATCTCCCGAAACCCTTGTAAATCCGGGCAAACATTGAGGGCAAAGCCATGACGAGTAATCCAACGGCTGACCTGAATCCCAATCGCCGCCACCTTCGCACCCTCCAACCAAACCCCCGTTAACCCCGGCAGACGCTCCCCCGCCAACCCCAAATGGCCCAACGCTGCGATTAAACTGCCTTCGAGCCGTCGTAGATAATCATGTAAATCCGGCTGATGTCGCTTCAGGTTGAGAATCGGATAGCCCACCAGTTGCCCCGGACAATGATAGGTCACCTCTCCCCCCCGTTCGATACGATAAACTTCCCGCTCAGAGCATTGAGGGTTAAACTGTAAGAACTTCGCATCAGCTCCTCGTCCTAGAGTGTAGACAGGAGGATGCTCCAGCAACAATAAAACATCCTCCAGTTGAGGATCAGCACGGCGAGCCTCAAACAGCGATCGCTGGAGTTCCCATGCCGTTGGATAGGGAATCAGAGTTTCAAAGTAAAGGATGTGAAGTCGTCGAGGCGAAGCGGTACTAAACATCATCAAAAAAAGCAAGAGGGTTTGAGTAAGAATCGTGGCTTAAATCCCCAAATCTAATCACAAATTGTCAAGGATTGCAAAGGATTTTAAAGTGAGGTTCAGGGAATCGGCGATTCACAATACAATAAGGATAAGGAACGTAATGGGATAGACCTATCCCCCCAAAATAACCATCTGAGCCGAGTGCTGACTCATGAACGCGGCAATCCCCGCCCCGCCGGAATTTCAGCAGTCACTCAGAACTAGGCTCTTGGAGGAACGTCATCCCTTACTGTTGATGAAAATCGGTTATCGAGCGGGAACTTTACGACATGAAATTAGTTATCCAAGGCAAAAATTTTGAGATCACCGACGCCATTCGTGACTATGTTGAGGAAAAAATCGAGAAAGCGGTGAGTCATTTTGAAACATTGACGACTGAAGTTGATGTTCATCTGTCTGTCGCCCGCAATCCTCGTATTTCCGCCAATCAGTCCGCTGAGGTGACGATTTACGCCAATGGAACCGTCATCCGCGCTCAGGAAGGAAGCAAATCGATGTATGCCAGCATCGACTTGGTGGCAGACAAAATTGCCCGTCAGTTGCGCAAGTACAAAGAGAAACGCAACCGCAAGCTGCATACCCAAGGCAAAACAACCGAAGTTTTGGCGGAGGTGGTCTCCAACTCCGACGGTGTGACTGAGGACTTGATTGGCGATCGCGCTGTTGAACTTCCCCCTGAAGTGGTGCGGACCAAATACTTTGCAATGCCGCCGATGACCGCCGAGGAAGCCTTGGAACAGTTACAACTGGTAGATCACGACTTCTACGTGTTCTGCAATGCTGAAACGGGCGAGATCAATGTGATCTACGAACGCAATCACGGAGGGTATGGTGTGATTCAACCCCGTAAAGCCGCAGAAAATGGAGCGGTCAAAGCCCAGGAGATGTCTAAAGCCTCCTAGGCGGTAGGCAGCAGGCAGTAGGCAGTAGGGGTACGAACCACTTCAGTCACAGAGGGGAGGTCGGAAGAAGAGAGGGAGAAGGTTGCCTATTGCCTGTTGCCTATTGCCTTCTCCTCCCCTGTTGCCTATTGCCTGCTGCCTATTCCCTAAAGTTGATAGGGACTGGTTTGAGTGACGTCGCGGCTGGTGCGTTTAGCCTTTGACTGAGACTTAGCCTTAGAGGCACTGCGGCGGAGGGCTTCTAAACGAGTCTCGTACTGTTTGCGAAGGCGTTTTTTGGGCGTTTGTTCAATTAAAGTTTTGAGGGCGCTTCCCAAACTTTTGTAAGCATTGGGTAACGTGTAGCCGAAGCGCGTGGCTAGGGCGATCGCCTTGTCATCCGCCTCTAATAACTCTTGCAGGGCCTTATCACTGTTATTCTTCTGATACAGACGATACCCCGAGACCCCACACAGGCCTAACGCCAACAAGAGTAATATCCCATCTTGAACCCAGAGTTCCCCGACGGCCCCACCCAGACCGATCGCCAAGGCCGCCATTTCCCAACCTTCACGGGGAATGGTGTCATTCTGGATCCGGGCGACCTCATGCCAAAATAGCAAATTGCGCTGGTCAAGGGCTAAATTTTCCCACTTGACCAAATCAATGGCAATTTCGACCTCATCCCGGCTCAACTCCTCGCAACGAACCAAGGGAGGGTCAATTTCTGTCGTTTTCTCGACCGTTACCCAACTTTGCAGTTCAGGGGGTAACAGTCCCCGGAGACGGCGCAACTCATTGATTTCAGCCTTCGCAGCTGAGGTGACATAGGAGGTCATAGGACAAAAAATATGGCAGTAGTCGGCAGAGGTATGGGATTACATTAGGAGCCTGTTAGGTCAATCCTAGCAAATTACCAGCGTTTTGAGCTTTGCCAAGCCGAGAGTAGCCCCAGGGCAATGGACAACAGCAACCCTAACCAGAGAACTAAACCCGGCAGGAAGCTTAACAGCGTCAGGCCTCGCAACACCCAAATGACAAAAGTTAATACCACCACCGCAACAAAGCTACGGAACACAAGAGAGTCAGAGAAGATACGCATAGGGACTATATCGGGGTTTGACGACGATTGTCTAGTCAGGAATAATGGACAACAGATAATTTAAATGCCCTTCAGGGAGAGTATTCATGGGATTCATCATGTATTCTTTCGTTTGACGGCGGCTTAATGGCCGAGATACGTCGCTTCTCTAGCGAAGAGCTGCGCTAAGCTAAAGGCGAATGCTCCCACCTGCTTTGTTGGATCACACTCATGCGACGCTTATGCTCTCGCTCAACCCTGGTTTTCTGTGGACTCCTCCTAAGTAGTCTAATTCTGTCCGTTGGCCTGCCGGGATGGGGGGCCCAGACCATTACGGCCAGCTATAGTCTATTTGAACGCTCCGTCTCCGTCGATGCCCTAGAAACCTATGCCCGCACCGGGGAAATTGAGCGAGATTTAGCTCCCTACATTCGCTTTGCCCCCCCACAAGTGCGAGAGAATATCCGGGAAGCCCTGCTAGCACGGGCTGATGTAGATGTCGTAGCCGTGTCTCAGTTTTTGTATACCCCTCAAGGAGAAGCCCTCTTACAGCGGCTCGGACAAGCTATTCGGCTGGGATCTGGGGGATCAGGCTATTTGGGCTTACGTTCTGCTCTCATTCTAGCGGCGGCCGATAAGACCGAAGGATTGACGCTACTCAATGTCCTGCGTCATTTTCCCACAGATACCGTGCGCTTGGACTTCAACCAAACCTTACGCATGGCCCAGGAGTTGCAGACGTTAATCCGGGATAATAATCAGGCGGTTTCGATGGTTGAGAGTCAGTCCTTGTTAGAGGCACAAGGCAATTCAGGGGGGATGAGTTCCCTACGGAATTTGACAGGGTTGGGAGACTATTCCTGGGAAGTTAGCTCCCTCGATCTGCGCGATCGCGATCGCGCCCTGCCTTGGGGCTATCCCTTGGCGGTGGATCTGTACTTGCCCCGAGGCGTTCTCTCCGCTCCCATTGTGGTCATTTCCCATGGATTAGGCTCAAACCGGGAGTCCTTTCGATACCTGGCAGAACATTTAGTCTCCCATGGCTTCGCGGTGCTAGTTCCTGAACATTCCGGCAGTAGTGCCCGACATATGGATGCCCTGTTGCGGGGGCGGGCCCAAGAAATTGCTCGTCCCCAGGAGTTTCTCGATCGCCCCCTCGATGTCACCTTCGCCCTCAATAGCCTCGAAAAACAGGCCATCACCGATCGCCAACTGAGCGATCGCCTCGATTTTAAACGTGTCGGGGTCATTGGCCAGTCCTTTGGTGGCTACACCGCCTTAACTCTAGCCGGGGCCAGCTTGAACTTCCCGGAATTACAAAGTCGTTGTGGACTGAGTCAACAACGCCAATCCTGGAATGTTTCCCTGTTTCTTCAATGCCGGGCCCTCGACCTATTCGAGATCGACTCCCGGGATGAGATCAACTTTCGTGATGGGCGAGTTCAAGGAATCATTGCCCTCAATCCCATTGGGAGTGCCCTGTTTGGGCCAGAGGGATATGGAAGCATTGAGATTCCAGTCATGCTCCTAGCGGGAGGAGCGGATACCGTGTCCCCTGCCATCGCTGAGCAAATTCCCCCCTTTGCCTGGTTAACCAGTCCCCACAAATATTTTGTCTTACTGCGAGAAGCCACCCATTTCTCCGTGATTGGCAATTCAGAACAGGATAACGTTGCCCTACCCCTCGACATTATTGGGCCGAACCCCCGAGTGGCTCAAAGCTACGTCAAGGCCTTGAGTTTAGCCTTCCTACAAACTCACATCGCGGGCAATGAGGAGTTTGCCCCCTATCTCAATGCCGCCTATGCCCAAGAAATGAGCCAAGAACCCATCGGTCTGTTTTTGGTACAAGGGGACTTCGATGGGTTCCGAGAGGCAGATTCGTTAGCCAACCGTCATCTTTAGCCGTGTGGCGAGAAGTCCGAGGGCGATCGCTGTTGTCGTTCCCGCTCAATCTCCGCCTGAAGCGCTTCAATCTCACGGCGTAAACTGCTCACGGTGTTGCCCGCATCCGTCTTCACATTCACTGCACCTCGGGTCTCATCATGGCGATAATCTCCGGCGCGAATCCGCTGATAGTCCGCCGATTGGGCCCACTGGCGGATATAGTGCAGACGTTCAACGGCGAAGGGATGACTGGTTATGGTCTGAGGCCCGTTATAGAGCAGAAATTTATAGACTTGATTCAATTGATCGCGATCTAACTCTTGGTAGCGTTCCGATTGGCGGATAAACTCCGTCATGTCCAGTTCATGGGCATATTTCTGACTTCCCCCTGCCACAATCATCAGGGTTTGTGTCACCGTATCGAGATTATCCGTCGCCAACAAGGCCGCGCGATCGGCCGTGAGTTCGGCTTTGCGTCGCCATTCATAAAAGGCATAGAGCAAACCGCTACTGATGACATTCCCCATGCCAAAGGTAAACTCCCCCACAAATCTAGCGGTGGAGATGACCCACATGGCCATCTGGATCAGAATCGTATGGCCGCATTTGAGATGACCGAGTTCATGGGCGATGACCGCCTTTAACTGGGCTTCATCCATGGCATCAAGGAGGCCCGAGTTGAGGGTGATGGAGGGGTGGTCTTGCCCTAAGGAAAAGGCATTCAGTTGGGGATTATGGGAGACAAACAGTAGCGGTTCCGGGGAAATATCCAAGGCCCGCACCGCCTCCCGGAAGAGTTGGTAGACAGTAGAATACTGCCGGGGCCCCACTTGGATATGATTCCCCGTCAGAAACACCACTTGCGGACGTTCATAGACATATTCAACAAACTTGCGGGCCACCCCATCAAACCCCGCTAAGTTGCGCAGGGCCTCCTCGGCTTCGAGATCGAGGGGATGACGG
Proteins encoded:
- the ureE gene encoding urease accessory protein UreE gives rise to the protein MSIVFTQRVSCDDPLRASLDEEGRLYLSLTAQDRQRSRHRFSTDCGEVVFLRLPRGTILQDGDRLLDETQQQQVEIRAKPEPVLTVTATEPLDLLRAAYHLGNRHVPLEVTAEYLRLSPDPVLADLLQHLGLTVRLQTLPFQPETGAYDHHSSHSHDHS
- a CDS encoding hybrid sensor histidine kinase/response regulator, with the protein product MDSFQPHLPQQRLPIATFEQLRLWIEQTAREYDQEAIVLTERAVRVQSLSQVGQFTLGVSPQFCAVVWGNPPKPEEGTLLAVGFSLEPGHLERFLEDCPLKTPLRDRALKHLQAYELQPDQHSQLTLHLAQFISDRGSSMTSSPATASTTGQMEDALHQHRQQEQLLNQVTTQTCQSVALAVLISNTVDRVCRFLDLDRLCIYQFDNYTQDSPQGDRPKLPPQSRDCITYEALGHESRPSLLSRQDSLNWRFLSQFRDRYQAGETLIFSQDSLGEAIPPVSQAYFEQLNIQTHLTVPIRIQGQLWGVLLAHQCDRPRVWERREQEFLEHIADHLSVAIYQAQLYAEVQQQKETLEQRVEQRTQDLRDALVTAQVANQTRSDFLATVSHELRTPLTCIIGMSSTLLRWSFGNLTPKQRDYIQSIYNSGEHLMELINDLLDLSENESGKTVLSFSEFSLTQLAQEMFCMMVDRATVNGVHLALDLQLRDRQDRLCADRDRLRQILFNLLSNAIKFTATGGQALLRIYWQDADTVVFEVADTGIGIPEEQRSLLFQMFRQLESTYTRQYGGTGLGLALTKQLVELHGGLIKVDSEVGVGSKFTVRLPCHSSTVLEQKSPPPPRIPLPPRKGHVVLVVNREDEAILICDLLTAAGYHTVWMLDGSTALEQIKMLKPVAAIIDRQLPGMDGCELTQLLRQLPNTQSLKILLMTDPLPPEGLAYCQEQGADTCLTHPIEPEELLTSIIELLVEPLVSNSDSE
- the lipB gene encoding lipoyl(octanoyl) transferase LipB: MFSTASPRRLHILYFETLIPYPTAWELQRSLFEARRADPQLEDVLLLLEHPPVYTLGRGADAKFLQFNPQCSEREVYRIERGGEVTYHCPGQLVGYPILNLKRHQPDLHDYLRRLEGSLIAALGHLGLAGERLPGLTGVWLEGAKVAAIGIQVSRWITRHGFALNVCPDLQGFREIVPCGIGDRPVGSLQHWLPQITVSQVVPAVIEAFSETFELEPQLYSIPGPISETLWQQLVSPGNRDYESLTMND
- the hpf gene encoding ribosome hibernation-promoting factor, HPF/YfiA family, whose amino-acid sequence is MKLVIQGKNFEITDAIRDYVEEKIEKAVSHFETLTTEVDVHLSVARNPRISANQSAEVTIYANGTVIRAQEGSKSMYASIDLVADKIARQLRKYKEKRNRKLHTQGKTTEVLAEVVSNSDGVTEDLIGDRAVELPPEVVRTKYFAMPPMTAEEALEQLQLVDHDFYVFCNAETGEINVIYERNHGGYGVIQPRKAAENGAVKAQEMSKAS
- a CDS encoding DUF3318 domain-containing protein, giving the protein MTSYVTSAAKAEINELRRLRGLLPPELQSWVTVEKTTEIDPPLVRCEELSRDEVEIAIDLVKWENLALDQRNLLFWHEVARIQNDTIPREGWEMAALAIGLGGAVGELWVQDGILLLLALGLCGVSGYRLYQKNNSDKALQELLEADDKAIALATRFGYTLPNAYKSLGSALKTLIEQTPKKRLRKQYETRLEALRRSASKAKSQSKAKRTSRDVTQTSPYQL
- a CDS encoding alpha/beta hydrolase, whose product is MRRLCSRSTLVFCGLLLSSLILSVGLPGWGAQTITASYSLFERSVSVDALETYARTGEIERDLAPYIRFAPPQVRENIREALLARADVDVVAVSQFLYTPQGEALLQRLGQAIRLGSGGSGYLGLRSALILAAADKTEGLTLLNVLRHFPTDTVRLDFNQTLRMAQELQTLIRDNNQAVSMVESQSLLEAQGNSGGMSSLRNLTGLGDYSWEVSSLDLRDRDRALPWGYPLAVDLYLPRGVLSAPIVVISHGLGSNRESFRYLAEHLVSHGFAVLVPEHSGSSARHMDALLRGRAQEIARPQEFLDRPLDVTFALNSLEKQAITDRQLSDRLDFKRVGVIGQSFGGYTALTLAGASLNFPELQSRCGLSQQRQSWNVSLFLQCRALDLFEIDSRDEINFRDGRVQGIIALNPIGSALFGPEGYGSIEIPVMLLAGGADTVSPAIAEQIPPFAWLTSPHKYFVLLREATHFSVIGNSEQDNVALPLDIIGPNPRVAQSYVKALSLAFLQTHIAGNEEFAPYLNAAYAQEMSQEPIGLFLVQGDFDGFREADSLANRHL
- a CDS encoding M48 family metallopeptidase — protein: MPDYPGISSDAFRHPLDLEAEEALRNLAGFDGVARKFVEYVYERPQVVFLTGNHIQVGPRQYSTVYQLFREAVRALDISPEPLLFVSHNPQLNAFSLGQDHPSITLNSGLLDAMDEAQLKAVIAHELGHLKCGHTILIQMAMWVISTARFVGEFTFGMGNVISSGLLYAFYEWRRKAELTADRAALLATDNLDTVTQTLMIVAGGSQKYAHELDMTEFIRQSERYQELDRDQLNQVYKFLLYNGPQTITSHPFAVERLHYIRQWAQSADYQRIRAGDYRHDETRGAVNVKTDAGNTVSSLRREIEALQAEIERERQQRSPSDFSPHG